From Pseudopipra pipra isolate bDixPip1 chromosome 13, bDixPip1.hap1, whole genome shotgun sequence, a single genomic window includes:
- the LOC135421563 gene encoding syntaxin-1A-like, translated as MRDRLAELQQRVAAEGDPHEDTLGFDNPALAGDDASPVGRALQEAAELWRALDQLEQLSETIDRTQQTVLCCTSEQSMAREKQGLGDARASFARQAAALQPRLGALPTGPAGGSGRAGPRVRQTQLWLLVRRFGAVLARHYARESRYRQRLKEQIQRQAELAGIALGAQDVEQLTESPGGPRIVGQDLEELEAKHHLSVAQARQRQLLELEAQMAELRGLFLQLEGLLAQQHGAADSVEQHVLRSLDCAAQAEVKRARQYQRPSRLSALLSAALGLCSCCPCLPGPRGLR; from the coding sequence ATGAGGGACCGTCTGGCGGAGCTGCAGCAGCGCGTGGCGGCCGAGGGGGACCCGCACGAGGACACCCTGGGCTTTGACAACCCGGCACTGGCTGGGGATGATGCCAGCCCCGTGGGGCGGGCGCTGCAGGAGGCGGCCGAGCTGTGGCGGGCGCTggaccagctggagcagctctcagAGACCATCGACAGGACGCAGCAGACggtgctgtgctgcacctcGGAGCAGAGCATGGCCCGGGAGAAGCAGGGCCTGGGCGATGCCCGAGCCTCCTTCGCCCGCCAGGCCGCGGCCCTGCAGCCCCGGCTGGGCGCTCTGCCCACGGGCCcggcggggggctcggggcgAGCGGGGCCCCGTGTGCGCCAGacacagctctggctgctggtgAGGAGGTTCGGCGCCGTCCTCGCCCGCCACTATGCCCGGGAGAGCCGCTACCGCCAGCGCCTCAAGGAGCAGATCCAGAGGCAGGCGGAGCTGGCGGGCATCGCCCTGGGCGCTCAGGATGTAGAGCAGCTGACCGAGAGCCCTGGGGGGCCGCGCATCGTCGGCCAGGACCTGGAGGAGCTCGAGGCCAAGCACCACCTCAGCGTGGCCCAGGCGCGCCAGcggcagctcctggagctggaggcGCAGATGGCGGAGCTGCGGGGGCtgttcctgcagctggaggggctgCTGGCCCAGCAGCACGGGGCGGCCGACAGCGTGGAGCAGCACGTGCTGCGCTCCCTCGACTGCGCCGCACAGGCCGAGGTGAAGAGGGCCCGGCAGTACCAGCGCCCATCCAGGctctcagccctgctcagcGCGGCCCTcgggctctgcagctgctgcccctgcttGCCTGGCCCTCGGGGCCTCCGCTGA